aaatgaaaaatataaagctCATGGAGAACAACATAAAAGGTCATACTTTCGAGAGAGCATATCAAAAAGGCTGACCAATCTCTGGGATGAGTATGCACTCAAACGGTGGACATGAGGTGCCATGTTTGCCAAAGTTGCCAGACAAGTTGTATGGAGATAAACATCCTATTACAATGTAACAAACCAAACATGTTAGGAAAGTTACAAAATCTTCAAAGAAATGATGCCCATGATCATACCACCCAAAAACTATTGTCATGACTTTGTTAAAGTATTTAAAAGCTTAATCTCGAGGTCTTACATCCAACTAACATAAATATAAAGTCATATAAGCAATCTGACAATAACACTTGCAAGAAAATTCATGAAAATTCACTGTGACAATGGAAAGATGGATACCCGCAACTTCGATAGGTTATACTGCACTGTCCGTATCAGCGTAATGACCATTAACGAACCAAGAGATGTTTGATGGAGGAGACGTTCTTTATACCAGGGAACACTAGGAAGTATCTGTTCACATGATAAATACATTAACAGGAGGCCTAATGAATAAAAGTCTAGTGCTGGCTACCACAGGTGATCCTTACCAATTTGTGAATGCTGGCATTAAAAGAAGAATCCTGACTAAGTATGAGAAGAATAATAAGCAACATGTAGATTTGATTAGATGTCCTCTTTGGAGCATTGTATAAAGCTTCCAGTATAGGCATCAACTGTCCATTTCAAAAACATATTAGCATCAAGTTTCATATCAATGTAGAAGCAAACTTGATGACGCAAGGCATTTACAAACAGAAATGACTAGTCCAAATAGCATGAATCAAAATTGGTAAATCACTACCTATGAAATATCTCCAAAGTCTAACACTCAAGGACATAAGTTGAAAAACAATATCATCTTAATAACTTTTTTTCATGACAAGATAAGCTTCTGTTCCATACCAGTGTATCCAAATCAGTTCGCACCAAGACATACTCCAGAAAGCCAGCATTCCCTTGCAACAAAGAGTAAAGCAAAAGAGCAGCAGCCTCATCAGCCAAGTACCTGCAGAAACACAACAAAATTGTTAGGTGATACTCAAAAAACAAAAGGGGGAAACAAACTTGGAGCAAGGTTGAAATAAGGAATAGAGATTAAATCTGTTTGAATTAAGAGTGAGAGATTTTTTTCCCCTAccacaataaataaataaataaaactaacaaaaatatttgtccTCTCCCACACCACTAAGATCTTTTTAAACCCTAATTTGGTGTCTGCTGTATCACACTCAATTGTCAACAATCTTATTATCTACATAATAATGCAGACAAAGAATTAGCCTATACTTGATAAAATagtaaatcaaatttaaaaataaaaagtacacaAGAAAAGAGAGCGACTCACATCCCAAGAGCATCGAACAGAGACGCAAAAGGTAACCTCAAAACTGGACCAACATGTACATTACCCTCAGTATCTGCACGATCAACTGCAAGCAAGGAACATATCTACTCAAGTTATGTGAATATGCCTTCGAAATAAGATTACGTAAAGAGACAAACAAGAAAGCATTTTACATTCAACATCTGTTGCATGTTCTAAGGCCTTGCAGTAAGGGTTGTCAGAAAAATGTGTACTCCCTTTCAAAAGGGAATCTGAAGCAGTTGTATCATTACTTTTATCTGTAATTGGTTCAATGCCCTCAACACATTTACGATAATGAATGAGAATAAGTAGCACGTGGAGACTGCAGTCTGCCAACAGACTTCTTGAGCCTTCACCGCTAGAACTGACAAGAAAGTTGAATGGCAATAACATGAAATTTGCTGCAAATCAAAAAATTGACATCAACAGAGAGAAATTTAAGTTTCAACATTTCCCAACCGGTAAACAATCTTTATATAAGTAAACAGTAAGCTTTAATAATGCATCAAGGATACCGCCATACCAGCTGCAGAACCAACTCTTTGTAAAACACCAGGCTGACTTCCTTCAGAATATACAGAATAAGATGCACTATTTAGGGATATGGAAGGTCCTGAAATGTAACTGAGGAGCAGTCTACGGACAACCACGAGAACCAAAGAACTTTCCTGAGCATTGAAGAAGTGGTGTAAGATAATTGAAACAACAGGAAATTTGGATGAAACATAACGCAAGAGTTTCATCAAGTAACCTGAGACATTGCTGCATCGATGAATGGGTTCACATCTTCCGGTCCTGGAGATGGCCCGGAAAGAAGCTGAGTTGACATCGCAACCAGCATGAAGTTAAGCAGCTCCAAATGAAGGAGGTATGTATCAGGACTTGTGACAAAGATGATATATAATCAGAAAAAATACAACATAATCTCAATCATAAGGAACAAGTGGGTGCTTGAGGATGTACCTTACATCTATTGACCCAATAAAGCTAAGCACACTATGCATAACAAATTCCTGAGTGTTTAAATCTGCAAAATTGATATACAAAAATAACTATAGATTTATGTTGTGATCAAATATATcttattttaaaatcaaatgaaGCATAACCCAGGTAATAAAgataactaaacaaaaaaaaaaaaagtaacataaACATAATTGAACTTGGAAAGATGGTAGAGTAGAAAAGATAACCAAACCAAATAAAAGATGAAACATAAACCTAATTGGACCAGGAAAGAAGGTAGAGAAGGAAGGCAAAAACTTCTTCAAAAGCTCATTGAAATCCTCCACAATCCAGCTTCtctaaccaccaccaccacctgcgctcacctctcttctctctctgaaGGAAGGCAAAAACTACTTCAaaaacttctctctctctctctctctctctctctctctctctctctctctctcttaattgGACTCGGAAAGACAGTagagaaggaaggaaaaaactTCTTCAAAAGCTCATTGAAATCCTCCACAATCCAGCTTCtctaaccaccaccaccacccacgctcgcctctcttctctctctgaaGGAAGGCAAAAACTTCTCTCCCctaaaccctctctctctctctctctctctctctctctctaggttcTAGTTGATTCGCAAGACCATAGGCTATCATCAGAATAGGAACGAGAGTAAAACAACCCTTTCACCTACCAAGTCTCGTGACACAACGAATTAATTTATGACGCAATTTAAGCTGAACATTCTGATTTCGTGAAGATTTCATAAGAAAATCATAAAAAGGGCCTTGATACAAACTCATTCTTGGATTGATATTAATTATAGCCAACAGAATACCAAGTGAAGTACCTTTTGTAATATCAGTTGGCATTGGTTCACTTTCATCAAGGGATAAATGCAACTCTTCAATCTTCTCATCCTTCGCATTTTCAATGAAGTACTTTAGAAAGATGGATGAGATGTACACTGCATTTACAGCCTTCATATAAACAATAGAAGGCGCACCAGAAGAGGTTGAAATCGATTCTTGCAAACACCGTGCCATGTGGATCAAAATCTTTGCAAGATGCCTGGTACGATAGTTGTTTTGTGCTGCAAATGAGGGAAAATGAGATATGGAAACGTAGAAAAATTATAATGTATATATGAAATATTTAACATTAAAACAAAGAGCCAAGATAAGCACTTGCATATAAGCTAACAGATGGTCAACTGGAAATGCGTTTAAAATGGATTCTCATGCACATTTCTAGAACTTACAGGAATTATGGGTGCATGTTTGGTACGAACATAGTCAACAATCTCAAGATTCAAGAAGCCATGACCAAATAATATCAAAACTTTACATAACCCTTTTGGAAAAGAGGGAAGCACAGTAACAAAATCATTCAATACCTAGCAGCAAATCACAATTTTTAAGATTTTGTGGAAACCTTAAACGGTCACGGCTGAGGTCGTGTGATAtatttgcaaatttgcaatTATTGACAGGATTTGAATTCTACAAAATCTCGTGTTCCCACAAATGGGTTATGGGTTTGGATTCACTAGAGTTCATTCTTTGGGCAGGGTTATTTAGAAAATACTTGAGAAAGTCATCTGAAAAAGTGTCCAAGTAACTGCTCAACTTATTAACCTACATCTAATATTTCAACAAGCTTAGCCCATAACTGTTTTAAGTTCCATGTACATATTTAACTTTCAAAATGATCTAATTTGATGACATAGGTGCTTTGACATTCTGACGAGAAAACATTCAGGTAGTGAGCAGCATTGTGGCTGatctaaaataaatattaataatttaatctaCCCCAATATTTCTATATACACTCGTgcagaagtttgggcaattcTCTACTTCACTTACTAATGGATAGAAGGAGTGATTGGTTGTATTGCTAAATGCAATTGAACTGTGGCTAGATATTCCTTTGCTCAAAACTTTATAGCCCTTATCAGTATCTACTATGGAAGAGTGAAACAGATAGAAAGATTAAATGACTTGAAAATCAGGCTctcagaaagaaaaagaaaataaataaaatgaacaataccttGTTTTTTACAACAATCCTCCAGAATTCAATATATCAAAAGACCATTGGTGATGGAGGAGCATTCAATAAATTAGATTTTTTCTACTTTCTTATGTGTGAGGCACATTAACCTTGGAGTGATTCCAAGGTACCTTCGGTGTGATgccagaattttttttaattctctaTTGGAGGGATCCCAATACACCTTCGATGTGATGCCAAAGGCGAAAGTGACTCAAGTGAGTCCGGATCTTCTTCTATATTCCTATCTATTTCTACTGTCCTACATCAATTGGGCAGCTCCCAGTAACCCACAGATAGTGTTTTCAACAGTCTAAGGACCAGTTGAACAGAAAGCCTCTTGGAGAAAGATCCTATGGCCTTGGTGTAACACAAGCTCAGAATAAAGCAGTTAGGTAAGTGTAGGGAGTCTTTAAAGGCCGAATCTCGAATCAAAAGGTATTTGTACACAAACGTAttcattgtataaaaaataaaaatttccacacagcaaacaagtttttctccacTGATTTCTGCCCCAAGATAGTTGCTTTTTTAAGTAATTATTGTTCTCTGTATAGTGGATTAAGTAATTCTGGGTCCATTGGAGGACAATTAACTGTCTTTAACAACGGTTTAAACTAACAATGAAAATCTGTTAACCTAAGTTGATCCTAATCCTTATTAGAACATTATTAATCAATATCCAAAACTACAAACCGACGTAGTCATGCTTCGATTTGATCAGAAATAATGCCAATGCCGCAGATAACTGAACCCTAATTGCACTTTTGGCGCACAATTAATCAAAGAGAGCATTTTGTTATATAAAAaccacgagagagagagagattgacgAACCGAGAGTTTGGCAAGCTTGATGAACGCGGTCAGGCTGCCAGTGTAGATTGAGAGGGAGTTGGAG
This Pyrus communis chromosome 6, drPyrComm1.1, whole genome shotgun sequence DNA region includes the following protein-coding sequences:
- the LOC137737024 gene encoding uncharacterized protein; the protein is MGAVPSTPRWGSSTSSASRPLETVEYLISTFIGDESFPLSSDFWNKLLQLPLNLHWQPDRVHQACQTLAQNNYRTRHLAKILIHMARCLQESISTSSGAPSIVYMKAVNAVYISSIFLKYFIENAKDEKIEELHLSLDESEPMPTDITKDLNTQEFVMHSVLSFIGSIDVSPDTYLLHLELLNFMLVAMSTQLLSGPSPGPEDVNPFIDAAMSQESSLVLVVVRRLLLSYISGPSISLNSASYSVYSEGSQPGVLQRVGSAAANFMLLPFNFLVSSSGEGSRSLLADCSLHVLLILIHYRKCVEGIEPITDKSNDTTASDSLLKGSTHFSDNPYCKALEHATDVEFDRADTEGNVHVGPVLRLPFASLFDALGMYLADEAAALLLYSLLQGNAGFLEYVLVRTDLDTLLMPILEALYNAPKRTSNQIYMLLIILLILSQDSSFNASIHKLILPSVPWYKERLLHQTSLGSLMVITLIRTVQYNLSKLRDVYLHTTCLATLANMAPHVHRLSAYSSQRLVSLFDMLSRKYNKLAEVRDNQMRIAKGNSFEGNGLADDTSTEMHIYTDFLRLVLEILNAILTYALPRNPEVVYAIMHRQEVFQPFRNHPRFSELLENIYTVLDFFNSRMDAQNTDGEWSVEKVLQVIIINCRSWRGEGMKMFTQLRFTYEQESHPEEFFIPYLWQLVLSRCTLGFNPRSINLFTVDPPSEKQSDYEVESSDRVNGESAKQAVFVDP